Proteins encoded within one genomic window of Armatimonadota bacterium:
- a CDS encoding aminoacyl-tRNA hydrolase: MIVGLGNPGSEYSGTRHNIGFVAVDSLAKAAGIGLKTFKHNARFGQGALAGVDVLLVKPMNFMNRSGLPVRDLAHKYEIAPEDILVVADDLDIPVGAIKMKPGGGAGGHNGHLSLIECLGTSDYPRLKIGIGRPEDETVEHVLSRFAQDEEPLIDSAVEKSWKTCEIWVAQGLDAALKFANTD, translated from the coding sequence ATGATCGTCGGCTTAGGCAACCCTGGGAGCGAGTACTCGGGGACGCGCCACAACATCGGGTTCGTCGCTGTCGACAGCCTCGCAAAGGCCGCTGGAATCGGCCTGAAGACCTTCAAGCACAATGCTCGGTTCGGCCAAGGTGCGCTCGCTGGCGTAGACGTGTTGCTCGTGAAGCCGATGAACTTCATGAACAGGAGCGGGCTGCCGGTCAGAGATCTGGCCCACAAGTACGAGATCGCGCCAGAGGACATCCTTGTGGTCGCCGACGACCTCGACATTCCGGTCGGGGCCATCAAGATGAAGCCCGGAGGCGGAGCGGGCGGGCACAACGGGCACTTGTCGCTGATCGAATGCCTCGGGACCAGCGACTACCCCCGGTTGAAAATTGGGATCGGGCGACCGGAAGATGAGACCGTTGAGCACGTTCTCAGCCGGTTTGCCCAGGATGAGGAACCTCTGATCGACAGTGCCGTGGAAAAGTCGTGGAAAACTTGTGAAATATGGGTAGCTCAGGGGTTGGACGCTGCCTTGAAATTCGCCAATACCGACTAG
- a CDS encoding carboxypeptidase: MPSVEFDRYYRYEELTSLLREFESENPGLVQMESIGKSHESRDIWMMTVTDASTGPASEKPAFWADGNIHASEVSASTAMLKLLNILCTEKPDVLKTRAFYLVPRLNPDGAEWALEDVPRIIRSSTRPYPFDEEDYYGLERQDLDGDGRILNMRVEDPNGPWKISEEEPRLMRKRSPGETGGTYYRVLPEGLFHNFDGVTMRARNIKEGLDFNRNFPSAWRIEPDQKGSGPYPTSEPEIRAAVDAISMRPNICGAVTYHTFSGVILRPPGRMKEEDLPPEDVWLLKEMGKYGTEMTGYPCISVFHDFKYHPKESISGVFDDWMYEHRGVHAWTVEIWSPQRQAGITDYKYIDWFRDHPHSDDLMLLKWSDEKLDGKGHVEWYDFDHPQLGKVELGGWDAHHAFRNPPPQFLEAEVTPLAEWSIWLAGVTPCLELKDVEIDSDGDTHRIRFIVQNTGWLSTNVSKMAEEKKMVRGVVGEISRQGSEAGSAGSSTPDWLVSGKLREDAGQLVGWCHVPVAGFGWHTDATDDQAVFEWVVRGSGTYDLVARHERAGVVRTSVTI, from the coding sequence ATGCCCAGCGTCGAATTTGACCGTTACTACCGGTACGAAGAGCTGACTTCCCTGCTTCGGGAGTTCGAGTCTGAGAACCCCGGGCTGGTCCAGATGGAGTCGATCGGCAAGTCGCACGAAAGCCGCGACATCTGGATGATGACGGTCACCGATGCCTCGACCGGCCCCGCCTCTGAGAAGCCCGCCTTCTGGGCCGACGGCAACATCCACGCGAGCGAGGTCAGCGCCTCGACGGCGATGCTCAAACTGCTGAACATCCTCTGCACCGAGAAGCCGGACGTGCTGAAGACGCGCGCGTTCTACTTGGTGCCTCGTCTGAATCCAGACGGCGCGGAGTGGGCGCTCGAAGACGTGCCGCGCATCATCCGCTCCTCGACGCGTCCGTACCCCTTCGACGAAGAGGACTACTACGGCCTGGAGCGGCAAGACCTGGACGGCGACGGACGCATCCTCAACATGCGCGTCGAAGACCCGAACGGACCGTGGAAGATCAGTGAAGAGGAGCCGCGTCTAATGAGGAAGCGCTCGCCCGGCGAAACCGGTGGCACTTATTATCGCGTCCTGCCCGAGGGGCTGTTCCACAACTTCGACGGCGTCACCATGCGCGCGCGAAACATCAAAGAGGGGCTCGACTTCAACCGCAACTTCCCCAGCGCGTGGCGGATCGAACCCGACCAGAAAGGCTCCGGGCCGTATCCGACGAGCGAGCCAGAGATCCGCGCGGCGGTCGATGCGATTTCAATGCGACCGAACATCTGCGGCGCCGTGACGTATCACACGTTCAGCGGCGTTATCCTGCGGCCGCCCGGACGCATGAAGGAAGAGGACCTGCCGCCCGAGGACGTGTGGCTCCTCAAAGAGATGGGCAAGTACGGCACCGAAATGACCGGCTACCCGTGCATCTCTGTCTTCCACGATTTCAAATACCACCCGAAGGAAAGCATCTCTGGCGTGTTCGACGACTGGATGTACGAGCACCGGGGCGTCCACGCGTGGACCGTCGAAATCTGGTCGCCGCAGAGACAGGCCGGGATCACCGACTACAAGTACATCGATTGGTTCCGCGACCACCCGCACTCAGATGACCTAATGCTGCTCAAGTGGAGCGACGAAAAGCTCGACGGAAAAGGGCACGTCGAATGGTACGACTTCGACCATCCCCAGCTCGGCAAGGTCGAGCTCGGCGGCTGGGACGCGCACCACGCGTTCCGCAATCCACCGCCTCAGTTCCTTGAGGCGGAGGTCACCCCGCTCGCGGAGTGGTCGATCTGGCTCGCAGGAGTAACGCCATGTTTAGAGCTGAAAGATGTCGAGATCGACAGTGACGGCGATACTCATCGGATACGGTTCATCGTGCAGAACACGGGCTGGCTCTCGACCAACGTCAGCAAGATGGCCGAGGAGAAGAAGATGGTGCGCGGCGTTGTCGGCGAGATTTCTAGACAAGGATCGGAGGCCGGTAGCGCGGGGTCGTCTACCCCCGACTGGCTCGTCAGCGGCAAGCTCCGCGAGGACGCCGGGCAGCTCGTCGGCTGGTGCCACGTTCCGGTAGCAGGGTTCGGCTGGCACACGGACGCTACCGACGACCAAGCGGTGTTCGAGTGGGTAGTGCGCGGCTCCGGCACCTACGACCTCGTCGCACGACACGAACGCGCAGGCGTCGTCCGCACAAGCGTGACTATCTAG
- a CDS encoding peptidylprolyl isomerase, producing MPSEGDEVAVMETSQGRIVLMFFRETAPRHVDNFKILAKQGFYDGTRFHRTIKGFMIQAGDPNSKDLGKSATWGTGGNADEEGREINIPAEFSDIKHVRGVLSMARSSNPDSASSQFFIMHADYPSLDGQYSAFGRVITGMAVVDKIAEMPTGPNGSVGPEKAVVITSVKIEAWPLADD from the coding sequence ATGCCGAGCGAGGGCGACGAAGTCGCCGTCATGGAGACGAGCCAAGGACGGATCGTCCTGATGTTCTTCCGCGAGACGGCGCCGAGGCACGTCGACAACTTCAAGATTCTGGCCAAGCAGGGGTTCTACGACGGCACGCGGTTCCACCGCACGATCAAGGGCTTCATGATCCAGGCTGGCGATCCGAACTCCAAGGACCTCGGCAAGTCGGCGACTTGGGGCACAGGCGGTAACGCAGACGAGGAGGGGAGGGAGATCAACATTCCGGCTGAGTTCAGCGACATCAAGCACGTCCGCGGAGTGCTGAGCATGGCCCGATCTTCGAATCCGGACTCGGCCAGCAGCCAGTTCTTCATCATGCATGCCGACTACCCGTCTTTGGACGGCCAGTACAGCGCTTTCGGTCGAGTCATCACAGGCATGGCGGTCGTCGATAAGATCGCCGAGATGCCGACTGGCCCGAACGGTTCTGTTGGACCAGAGAAGGCCGTCGTGATCACGTCCGTGAAGATCGAGGCCTGGCCGCTAGCGGACGACTAG
- a CDS encoding peptidylprolyl isomerase, translating into MIRKLCSAGVIALLALASFGCAPEEEEVAKDDKTDESTEVAPTGPILLDDFQPSGLPIKLAPDDGDEVAIMTTDRGVIVLMFHPEVAPDHVANFKNLSRIGFYDGVRFHRVIPGFMIQGGDPNSKDLNLAATWGMGDHVNEDGRRVMVAGEFSAVKHERGILSMARGDLPNSASCQFFIMHGDAPFLDDPNGHYSVFGRVVTGMDVVDEIVMIPTYDPRAESAYPDQAAVIESIEIVVWPIEDSD; encoded by the coding sequence ATGATCAGGAAACTCTGTTCTGCGGGCGTGATCGCCCTGCTCGCGCTCGCGTCGTTTGGTTGTGCCCCGGAAGAGGAGGAGGTCGCGAAAGACGACAAGACGGACGAAAGTACCGAGGTGGCTCCGACCGGGCCGATCTTGCTCGATGACTTTCAGCCGTCGGGCCTACCGATCAAGTTGGCTCCGGATGACGGCGACGAAGTCGCGATCATGACGACCGACAGGGGCGTCATCGTGCTGATGTTCCACCCTGAGGTCGCGCCGGACCACGTCGCCAACTTTAAGAACCTCTCGCGGATAGGCTTCTATGACGGCGTCAGGTTCCACCGCGTAATACCCGGGTTTATGATCCAGGGCGGAGACCCTAACAGCAAAGACCTAAATCTCGCAGCGACGTGGGGCATGGGCGACCATGTGAACGAGGACGGTCGGCGAGTTATGGTCGCAGGGGAGTTCAGCGCTGTGAAGCACGAGCGCGGCATCCTGAGCATGGCGCGCGGTGACCTCCCCAACTCGGCGAGTTGCCAATTCTTTATCATGCACGGGGATGCGCCCTTTCTTGACGACCCGAATGGTCACTACTCAGTATTTGGGAGGGTCGTCACAGGAATGGACGTTGTCGATGAGATCGTGATGATTCCAACTTATGATCCGAGGGCTGAGTCTGCGTACCCAGACCAGGCGGCTGTGATCGAGTCGATCGAGATCGTGGTCTGGCCGATAGAAGACTCCGACTAA
- a CDS encoding undecaprenyl/decaprenyl-phosphate alpha-N-acetylglucosaminyl 1-phosphate transferase, translated as MTLSDLKSIFGEGSVLDGFGFPLLVAGIAAVVTWGITPLVRRFAISKNAVDDPTVDDRRVHTEPTPRWGGIAIFSGLLVSLLLVLPFAYPQSNPFPVYVIALFVIGLALVVIGALDDIHQYRARVQFAYLLIIGFGIQFLFDNVGRVQISGMELPPFSPDKAWVGFGWLALPITAIYIFVVTKTMDTIDGVDGLAAGVAGIAGVTLAVIAVMTGQPRVALIAAAIAGASLGFLPHNYNPAKIFMGTGGAQMLGFMLAVLSIVGAFKTAAAFVLFLPLLIFGVPIFDAVFVIIKRIVSRQPITKADKRHVHHTLLSKGFSQRQTVWILYTIAAALSLVLLILVKSYG; from the coding sequence TTGACCCTCTCCGACTTGAAATCGATCTTTGGCGAGGGCAGCGTTCTCGATGGATTTGGCTTTCCGCTGCTCGTTGCCGGGATTGCTGCGGTCGTGACGTGGGGGATCACGCCGCTCGTGCGTCGGTTTGCGATCTCCAAAAACGCCGTCGACGACCCGACGGTGGATGATCGGCGCGTTCACACGGAGCCAACGCCGCGATGGGGAGGGATTGCGATTTTCTCAGGGCTTCTGGTGTCGCTGCTGCTCGTGCTGCCGTTCGCCTATCCACAGTCCAATCCGTTCCCTGTCTACGTCATCGCGCTGTTCGTCATTGGCCTTGCGCTGGTCGTGATAGGGGCGCTCGACGACATACATCAATACAGAGCGCGAGTTCAGTTCGCCTATCTGTTGATCATCGGTTTCGGGATTCAGTTCCTGTTCGATAACGTCGGCAGAGTTCAGATTAGCGGTATGGAGCTTCCGCCGTTCTCGCCGGACAAGGCGTGGGTGGGCTTTGGTTGGCTGGCGCTCCCGATCACGGCGATCTACATCTTCGTAGTCACCAAGACCATGGACACGATCGACGGCGTCGACGGTCTTGCCGCAGGCGTCGCAGGGATCGCAGGCGTCACTTTGGCGGTCATCGCTGTGATGACAGGGCAGCCGCGCGTAGCGTTGATCGCCGCCGCGATCGCTGGCGCCTCGCTGGGGTTCCTGCCGCACAACTACAACCCTGCGAAGATCTTCATGGGAACCGGCGGAGCCCAGATGCTCGGCTTCATGCTTGCAGTGCTCAGCATCGTCGGAGCGTTCAAGACTGCTGCGGCGTTCGTGCTGTTCTTACCGCTCCTCATATTCGGCGTCCCGATTTTCGACGCGGTGTTCGTCATCATCAAGCGAATTGTGAGCCGTCAGCCGATCACCAAGGCGGATAAGCGCCATGTGCACCACACGCTTTTGAGCAAGGGCTTTTCACAGCGCCAGACCGTCTGGATACTGTATACGATCGCAGCGGCGCTTTCGCTTGTGCTGCTGATCCTCGTGAAGTCTTATGGGTAA
- the wecB gene encoding UDP-N-acetylglucosamine 2-epimerase (non-hydrolyzing) — protein MGKPLLLFVVGTRPDAIKTAPVVLEFSRFPKLVDTLLVSTGQHREMLQQALDAFGLKPDEDLAVMKHGQTLAEVTSRALERLDAVIEERSPSLVFGQGDTTSTFVSGLAAFYRQVPFAHIEAGLRTETVWNPFPEEFNRRAVSLFAKLHFAPTDWAAQNLLKEGVERDAVFVTGNTGIDAVMSVAESHAREWYAEHSGRVVLLTTHRRENWGEPQAAIARAALRIVEEFDDVLLVVPMHRNPAVRETLQAVLGDTSRVDMIEPPDYADFVKLMRRSDLILTDSGGVQEEAPSFGVPVLVLRETTERPEGIEAGTAKLVGTDESKIYEKSYTLLSSESAYSEMAKATSPYGDGRASARIRYAVLRSLGLDSPEEPMWI, from the coding sequence ATGGGTAAGCCGCTGCTGCTGTTCGTGGTCGGAACGCGGCCCGATGCGATCAAGACCGCACCCGTCGTGCTCGAGTTCTCGCGTTTTCCCAAACTCGTTGACACGCTCCTCGTGTCGACCGGGCAGCACAGAGAGATGCTCCAGCAGGCGCTCGATGCGTTCGGGCTGAAGCCCGACGAGGACTTGGCGGTGATGAAGCACGGGCAGACGCTCGCTGAAGTAACGTCCAGGGCGCTGGAGCGATTGGACGCAGTGATCGAGGAACGCAGTCCGAGTTTGGTTTTCGGTCAAGGAGACACGACGTCCACGTTCGTCTCCGGCCTCGCCGCTTTCTACCGGCAAGTTCCGTTCGCGCACATCGAAGCCGGTTTGCGAACAGAAACGGTGTGGAATCCGTTTCCTGAGGAGTTCAACCGTCGGGCGGTTTCGCTGTTTGCAAAGCTGCACTTTGCGCCGACTGACTGGGCTGCGCAAAACCTGTTGAAGGAAGGTGTGGAGCGTGACGCCGTATTCGTGACCGGCAACACCGGCATCGACGCGGTGATGTCGGTCGCGGAGTCGCACGCGCGCGAGTGGTATGCGGAGCACTCAGGGCGCGTCGTGCTGCTCACGACGCACAGAAGGGAGAACTGGGGCGAGCCTCAAGCGGCCATCGCCCGCGCCGCGCTTCGAATCGTGGAGGAGTTCGACGACGTGCTCTTGGTCGTGCCGATGCACCGCAATCCGGCTGTCCGCGAGACGCTGCAGGCCGTGCTGGGAGACACGAGCCGCGTTGACATGATCGAGCCGCCCGACTACGCGGACTTCGTCAAGCTCATGCGGAGGAGCGATCTGATCCTGACGGATTCCGGCGGCGTGCAGGAGGAGGCGCCGTCGTTCGGAGTTCCGGTGCTCGTCCTGCGCGAAACCACAGAGCGTCCTGAGGGGATCGAGGCAGGCACAGCGAAACTAGTCGGTACCGATGAGTCTAAGATTTACGAGAAAAGTTATACGTTGCTTTCGTCAGAAAGTGCGTATAGCGAGATGGCGAAGGCGACGAGCCCTTACGGCGACGGTAGGGCGTCGGCGAGAATCCGGTACGCCGTCCTGCGCAGCCTTGGTCTGGATTCGCCGGAGGAACCGATGTGGATCTGA
- the uppP gene encoding undecaprenyl-diphosphatase UppP: MDLIQAIVLGIVQGVTEFLPISSTGHVLLVPVLFGWDDPGSGFSAVIQLGTMGAVLAYFRSDLARIAKAWLRGFRQRPHDRAKEWTLGWAIIVGTLPVVVAGLLLEDWIDNESRSVALVGAMLIGVGLLMGLAERWGRGARRIEDSTVQDGLVIGFWQCLALVPGASRSGSTIAGGMLAGLDRASAARFSFLLSVPAVLGSGVYKMVTEGESLVSEGIGLTIVAILVSFVTGYSAVAFLMSYLQRRSLAVFVWYRLVLGGTMLGLLAGGVIAQP; this comes from the coding sequence GTGGATCTGATTCAGGCGATCGTTCTCGGCATCGTTCAAGGCGTAACCGAGTTCCTACCGATCAGCAGCACCGGACACGTGCTTCTCGTACCCGTCTTATTCGGATGGGACGACCCCGGATCGGGGTTCTCCGCGGTCATCCAACTGGGGACGATGGGCGCGGTCCTCGCATACTTCAGATCCGATCTGGCAAGGATCGCCAAGGCTTGGCTACGCGGCTTTCGCCAAAGACCTCACGACAGGGCGAAGGAGTGGACTCTCGGGTGGGCGATCATCGTCGGCACTTTGCCGGTCGTTGTCGCGGGACTGTTGTTGGAGGATTGGATCGACAACGAATCTCGCTCTGTGGCGCTGGTGGGGGCTATGCTGATCGGCGTCGGTCTGTTGATGGGGCTGGCAGAGCGGTGGGGAAGGGGCGCGCGGAGGATCGAGGATTCGACCGTGCAAGACGGGCTGGTCATCGGCTTCTGGCAATGTCTCGCGCTGGTGCCGGGAGCAAGCCGCAGCGGCAGCACCATTGCCGGAGGAATGTTGGCAGGTTTGGACCGAGCGTCGGCGGCCCGTTTTTCCTTTCTGTTGTCGGTGCCGGCGGTGCTTGGATCGGGGGTCTACAAGATGGTGACCGAGGGCGAGTCGTTGGTATCCGAAGGGATCGGCCTGACAATCGTGGCGATCCTCGTCTCATTCGTAACAGGGTATTCGGCGGTCGCTTTCTTGATGTCGTATCTGCAACGCCGGTCTCTCGCTGTCTTCGTATGGTATAGGCTCGTGCTGGGCGGTACGATGCTCGGACTGCTGGCCGGTGGCGTCATCGCGCAGCCGTAG
- a CDS encoding matrixin family metalloprotease, which translates to MPQRVWLAIALFLLATPALPSDDLSDRVADQFRQTLAKADRALADGDHHLAMALLEGALYTTGVRVAIDAHSLDPRGTDQEEAVRQAFSTWSESLDGDFPIQLVGDSENYDVVIRFVDSIPDAGAHGLGLIKVTKNYRWSSQKHEVKYSGSIQVVRAAPGGRLSPAETLDVVMHELGHLLGLADVARIGDLMGPLVRGKPVLRPTEPEVNAVKDLRKTIRRRIKLVQANLPPSGTSGEYTERIMHLALAAQN; encoded by the coding sequence ATGCCGCAGAGAGTCTGGCTCGCGATAGCCCTGTTTCTGCTCGCCACTCCTGCGCTGCCGTCTGACGACCTCTCCGATCGCGTCGCCGACCAATTTAGGCAGACCCTCGCAAAAGCCGACCGCGCGCTCGCCGACGGCGATCACCACTTGGCCATGGCGCTGCTCGAAGGGGCGCTCTACACGACAGGCGTCCGCGTTGCCATCGACGCCCACTCGCTAGACCCACGCGGAACCGATCAGGAAGAGGCCGTCAGGCAGGCGTTCTCGACGTGGTCAGAATCGCTTGATGGAGATTTTCCGATACAACTCGTCGGCGACAGCGAGAACTACGATGTGGTCATCCGGTTCGTCGATTCGATTCCCGACGCTGGCGCGCACGGCCTCGGGCTCATCAAGGTCACCAAGAACTATCGATGGTCCTCGCAGAAGCACGAGGTGAAGTACTCCGGCTCAATTCAGGTCGTCCGCGCTGCCCCAGGCGGTCGCCTGTCGCCAGCCGAGACGCTCGACGTCGTCATGCACGAGCTCGGCCACCTCCTGGGTCTGGCCGACGTGGCTCGGATCGGCGACCTCATGGGACCGCTAGTGCGCGGCAAGCCGGTCCTGCGACCGACAGAACCCGAGGTCAATGCCGTCAAGGATCTGCGCAAGACGATTCGGCGACGGATCAAGTTGGTGCAAGCAAACCTCCCGCCGTCAGGAACAAGCGGCGAGTACACGGAACGGATCATGCACCTCGCGCTCGCGGCACAGAACTGA
- a CDS encoding dCMP deaminase family protein: MADRPSWDTYFIQIAHLVATRATCPRRSVGAVIVRDKRILATGYNGAPAGLPHCPPEGDEHDWPRGCMMAGHCVRSLHAEQNCLLQAAKIGVASDGATMYVTCQPCNTCAKMIINAGVARVIYEGDYPDDFSLELFRNSQMDVFRYIDGALETVEFDA, encoded by the coding sequence ATGGCCGACCGCCCGAGCTGGGACACCTACTTTATTCAGATCGCCCACCTTGTCGCGACGCGCGCGACCTGCCCCCGGCGCTCCGTCGGGGCCGTCATCGTGCGCGACAAGCGAATCTTGGCGACCGGATACAACGGTGCGCCCGCTGGGCTGCCGCACTGCCCGCCGGAGGGCGACGAGCACGACTGGCCGAGGGGGTGCATGATGGCTGGCCACTGTGTGCGCAGCCTGCACGCCGAGCAGAACTGCCTGCTGCAGGCTGCGAAGATCGGCGTCGCAAGCGACGGTGCGACGATGTACGTGACCTGCCAACCGTGCAACACTTGCGCGAAGATGATCATCAATGCGGGCGTGGCTCGCGTTATCTACGAAGGCGATTACCCAGACGACTTCTCGCTAGAGCTGTTCAGAAACTCTCAGATGGACGTGTTTCGGTACATTGACGGCGCTCTTGAAACGGTGGAGTTCGACGCTTGA
- a CDS encoding gamma-glutamylcyclotransferase: MPRFYFAYGSNLCLDQMQDRCPGSKPVRSHCLFGYRLVLRGVANIEPQAGAEVQGAIYAITDSDERSLDEYEGFPTRYTKGSFTARIAEADEEVTFYELVARRYKRAREGYVEIIRTGFRDWDLPVESLQRAVQDAQDRGDL; the protein is encoded by the coding sequence GTGCCGCGATTCTACTTTGCGTACGGCTCAAACCTTTGCCTCGATCAGATGCAGGACAGGTGCCCGGGATCCAAGCCTGTGCGCTCGCACTGCCTGTTCGGATACCGGCTCGTGCTGCGTGGGGTCGCGAACATCGAGCCGCAGGCAGGCGCGGAAGTGCAAGGTGCGATCTACGCGATCACCGATTCTGACGAGCGCTCGCTCGACGAATATGAAGGCTTCCCTACGCGCTACACCAAGGGCTCATTCACGGCGCGAATCGCCGAAGCAGATGAAGAGGTCACGTTCTACGAGCTGGTCGCGCGCAGGTACAAACGTGCCCGCGAGGGGTACGTCGAGATCATCAGAACTGGCTTCCGAGACTGGGACTTGCCCGTAGAGTCGCTGCAACGAGCTGTTCAGGATGCTCAAGATCGAGGCGACCTGTAG
- a CDS encoding winged helix-turn-helix transcriptional regulator, with amino-acid sequence MGKTSVGARLASLYELQSAWLEPRLEAIGVSWTAFQLLLTVSAAGENASQTEVARRLGVTAPTLSESVQTHVAKGLLRQVQSKKDRRIKILTLTPKSQQLMVDIRRLVAEADAVMTRGLSERACRDLAHLLDQAAENFESSVR; translated from the coding sequence GTGGGAAAGACGTCTGTGGGTGCCAGGCTCGCAAGCCTGTATGAACTTCAATCTGCCTGGCTCGAGCCGCGGCTAGAAGCGATCGGTGTCAGTTGGACGGCGTTCCAGCTCTTGCTCACCGTCTCCGCCGCAGGCGAAAACGCATCACAGACCGAGGTCGCAAGGCGACTTGGGGTGACAGCTCCAACTTTGAGCGAATCCGTGCAAACGCACGTTGCCAAGGGCTTGTTAAGACAAGTTCAGAGCAAGAAAGATAGACGTATCAAGATTCTCACGCTGACCCCCAAATCGCAACAGCTGATGGTGGACATTCGCAGGTTGGTAGCCGAGGCCGACGCGGTGATGACCCGTGGCCTATCTGAGAGAGCATGCCGCGACCTAGCCCACTTGCTAGATCAGGCTGCGGAAAACTTTGAGTCTTCAGTGCGCTAA